CTTTTTGCGGTCGGTGATTTTCAGGAACTTATTGTCTATCAGCACGCCGATATCGCCGGTATGGAACCAGCCATCGGTGATGGCGTCGGCGGTAAGCTCCGGATGCTTATAGTAGCCAATGGTAACACTGGGACCTTTACAGAGTATTTCCCCATCTTCTGCGATCTTTACTTCCACATTACTGATGACCGGCCCTACGGTGCCGAACATACGGTCTTCCACATTGAAGCGGTTAACGCTGATCACCGGGGAGGTTTCGGTAAGACCATAACCTTCCAGGATGGGGATACCGGCAGAAGTGAATATTTTCAGCAGTCTGACCTGGCAGGCGGCGGCACCGTTAACGATACATTGGATATTACCACCGAGGGCAGCGCGCCATTTGCTGAAGATAAGTTTGTTGGCCAGTTTCAGCTGAAGGTCGTACCAAAAGCCCTGCTGATGATTGATCTCATAACGTTTGCCCAGGTCCACGGCCCAGAAGAAGAGCGCCCGTTTGATGCCTTTGAGCTCCAGCCCGGTGGCCATGATTTTCTCATATACCTTTTCCAGCAGCCGTGGCACAGTGGTAAAAATGGTAGGCTTTACCTCTTTCAGGTTATCAGCGATTTTGTCGGTGCTTTCAGCGTAATACACCGGCACACCGGCGGTCAGGTAGAGGTAGGTGACCATCCGCTCAAAAATATGATTGAGCGGCAGGAAACTGAGGGCACGCGCGTTTTTGCTGACCGGCAGGTAAGGCTGGCAGGCCAGCACGTTGCTCATCACGTTGTGATGAGAGAGCATAACGCCTTTAGGGGTGCCGGTGGTACCGGAGGTATAGATGATGGTGACCAGTTCCTCCGGGGATATGTTTTGCTGCACTTCATCGATCAGCGGGTAGTCGTTTTCATCAGCGAGGGACAGCACTTCTGTCCAGTGGCGGGCGCCGGGCACCTGGTTGAAGGTAAAGATCTCACGGATGGTGGGAAATTTATCCCGGGCGGCCAGTACTTTTTGTAACAGGTCCTCATCACTGACAAACAGGATACGGGCTGCTGCGTCGTTGAGCACATATTCCAGCTCATGTTGACTGATCGTCGGGTAAATAGGAGTGAGGACGGCACCAATCTGTTGACAGGAGAGGTCTGTCAATAGCCACTCTGGCCGGTTGGGTGAGATGATCGCTATTTTGTCTTTCTCTTCATTTGTTTTGATGCCTACCCGGATACCCAGCCTGAGTAAGCCTGAGCTGAATTTGCGGGTGATGGCAGCTACTTCCTGTGTGCTGTATTTTCTCCATTGTCCGTTTTCCTTGCCGGCAAGCATATCCTCTTTGGGATAGTTGTCCAGCTGATACCGGATGACGTCAAATAGTCGCTGCGGTCGGTCCATTATGCTGTTTTTTTGAGTGTGCTATGCGTGCTTATATTCTTTTCAGCGTATCGTCGAAAGAGCCTTTATGATAAGTATTGAAGTATTGAAGGGTAAGTGCGACGCCCCATCCCAGCGCAGGTCCCAGTGGCCAGGGTGCGCTTCCGGGCATGTCCCGGTCGGAAAGTAACCACACAGCCCACAGTCCCATATTAATCACCAGATAAATGATAAGGTGACATTTGAAGCCAGCCCTGGCTTTTGCAATGCGCCAGAGACGTTCATCTCTTTGCTGGGTAGTTTCCATTTGAAGTGGTTTTATATGTGAGGCGGCTTTACTCAATTTAAAATATTTTATCGGCTTCCTGGTGGAAAAAACGAAAAATATGGTCTATCTCGATGCGCTGATATGAAACCCGATGTTCACCTGTGAATTGATCAGTTTGTCCTGTAAAGATTTGTCTGCACGGTAGTTAATTCCCCATAGGGTACGATCGATATTAAAATTGGCGACAGCGGTAAGATGATGACTGTCTATAGTAACACGCGCAGGAAAGGAGATGTTTTTTACGACGCCTTTAAGCGTCAGGTTGCCGGAAATAACGTGGGTGGCGTCTTTTAGCTCCACTTCTTCACCTACTGCCGGGTAGTAGGAATTGATACCGGTCATTTCAAAAGTGGCGGTGGGAAATTTGTCAACATCGAAAAAAGAACTGCCTTTCAGTTCCCTTTCCAGTTTGTTTTTCATGGCGCTGTCACCGGCGAGGTCTATATTCTGCAGGGTGTGCATATTGATCACCAACTGGGCGCCGGTGATGAGGGTATCTTTTACATAGACGGCCCCGCCGGCAAGCCGGAGGGTGCCGTGGTGTTTGCCGGTAGGTTTGGTACCTATCCATTCTATCAGAGAGGTCGCGGTGTCCGCCAGGTAAGCGTTACCAGTGCCTACTTTCACGGCCTGTGGATTGCTGGCGGCAGCCTTGTCGGCTTTGGGAGCCTGCTCACAGGCCACCAGTATACCGGACAGTAAAAGAAACAATACAATACTTTTCATAAATATCTCCCTGCATTTATAATGCCCGGCGTTCCGGGGTGACCAGGAACGCCGGTATGATTCATCTATTCTATCAGTTCACGGTTGCCCACCCATACAAATCGTTTGATGATAAATTCCTGGTTGGTGAAGCTGGCATTGCCGGCCGGATTGCCTCCACTTACGTGGAAGTCGGAAAAGGCGGCATGTTGGTTTACCCAGATAAAACCGGTCAGGTTGAAAGAAACAGGTGTGAATACGCTGTTCATTTCATCGGCAATCTTTTCTTTGGTGGCAGCATCGGTGGTATAAGCCGCACAGGTGATAGCGCCGTGTTTCTGCGCCATTTGTTTGGCCAGCTGGATGGTATGTGCGGTATCTTTTGTTTTTACGATCAGCACGACAGGCCCAAACAGCTCCTTCTCGTAAATATTGGTATCAGCACTGCTCACTTCAATGATGGTTGGGGCAAACACCCTCGCTTTGCTGAACTCTTCGTTGTTGACAGCCGTACCTGCCAATACTACCTTACCACCCAGCTGCTGTGCTTCCTGCGCGCGCAGCAGGGTGTTTTCATTCTGAAGGGCACCCAGTGTGCCGGCGCCCATTTTCGGATTATTGGCCAGCGCCACGATAGCATCCCTGAACCGTTGCACCACCTCATTGAAACTCACCTGTCCTGCTGCGGTGGCAATACCGGCTTCAGGAATAAAGAAGTTCTGTGGAGCGGTACACATCTGACCGGAATACAGGCTCACGGAAAATGCGAGGTTCTGTATCACCGGGTCCAGGTCCTTTACGCTGTCAAGCAATACGGAGTTGACGCCCGCTTTCTCCGTAAAAACGGTCTTCCCCGGAAGGGATTCCACATAATTGCCAAAAGCGCTGCTGCCGGTATAGTCTATCAGTTTTACGTCCGGATGCTCTGCCAGTTTTTTGGCGATAAGATGCTCGGTGCTGTCGGGTGCCAGCTGACACAGCAGCGGGTCGTGCCCGTTTTCCTGTAACACCTGTTGTATGGCGCTTACTGCAATGGCGATAGGCAGAATCGCCCGTGGATGCGGTTTTACGATCACCGGGTTGCCGGTGATCAGATTGGCGTACATCCCCGGCAGCGTGTTCCATACCGGGAAGGTGGAGCAACCG
The Chitinophaga varians genome window above contains:
- a CDS encoding AMP-dependent synthetase/ligase; amino-acid sequence: MDRPQRLFDVIRYQLDNYPKEDMLAGKENGQWRKYSTQEVAAITRKFSSGLLRLGIRVGIKTNEEKDKIAIISPNRPEWLLTDLSCQQIGAVLTPIYPTISQHELEYVLNDAAARILFVSDEDLLQKVLAARDKFPTIREIFTFNQVPGARHWTEVLSLADENDYPLIDEVQQNISPEELVTIIYTSGTTGTPKGVMLSHHNVMSNVLACQPYLPVSKNARALSFLPLNHIFERMVTYLYLTAGVPVYYAESTDKIADNLKEVKPTIFTTVPRLLEKVYEKIMATGLELKGIKRALFFWAVDLGKRYEINHQQGFWYDLQLKLANKLIFSKWRAALGGNIQCIVNGAAACQVRLLKIFTSAGIPILEGYGLTETSPVISVNRFNVEDRMFGTVGPVISNVEVKIAEDGEILCKGPSVTIGYYKHPELTADAITDGWFHTGDIGVLIDNKFLKITDRKKELFKTSGGKFVAPQPIENKFKESPYIEQIMVVGEDRKFTAALIVPAFDNLRSWAQKRGISAGSNEELLQRKEVLDLYKQAVDKYNQFFNHIEQVKKFQLLPREWTVDAGELTPTLKAKRKVILEKYKKEIDSIYAPSNGKVDIESL
- a CDS encoding 2TM domain-containing protein, which gives rise to METTQQRDERLWRIAKARAGFKCHLIIYLVINMGLWAVWLLSDRDMPGSAPWPLGPALGWGVALTLQYFNTYHKGSFDDTLKRI
- a CDS encoding YceI family protein, coding for MKSIVLFLLLSGILVACEQAPKADKAAASNPQAVKVGTGNAYLADTATSLIEWIGTKPTGKHHGTLRLAGGAVYVKDTLITGAQLVINMHTLQNIDLAGDSAMKNKLERELKGSSFFDVDKFPTATFEMTGINSYYPAVGEEVELKDATHVISGNLTLKGVVKNISFPARVTIDSHHLTAVANFNIDRTLWGINYRADKSLQDKLINSQVNIGFHISASR
- the paaN gene encoding phenylacetic acid degradation protein PaaN, which encodes MLATKHQNTIDAAVKANHERTFYSHYPEHPKAYGEEAHAKGVQSYQQLLNKPFKQLMQTGETGWTGEEVSPYTQEVLGVTYPTFAVGDLVKQATEASHAWGRTSVAERAGVLTETLERIKDYFFDIANATMHTTGQSFMMSFQASGPHANDRALEAIATGYHELQRYPPELEWEKPMGKFSIRLKKTFRAIPKGVGVVIGCSTFPVWNTLPGMYANLITGNPVIVKPHPRAILPIAIAVSAIQQVLQENGHDPLLCQLAPDSTEHLIAKKLAEHPDVKLIDYTGSSAFGNYVESLPGKTVFTEKAGVNSVLLDSVKDLDPVIQNLAFSVSLYSGQMCTAPQNFFIPEAGIATAAGQVSFNEVVQRFRDAIVALANNPKMGAGTLGALQNENTLLRAQEAQQLGGKVVLAGTAVNNEEFSKARVFAPTIIEVSSADTNIYEKELFGPVVLIVKTKDTAHTIQLAKQMAQKHGAITCAAYTTDAATKEKIADEMNSVFTPVSFNLTGFIWVNQHAAFSDFHVSGGNPAGNASFTNQEFIIKRFVWVGNRELIE